The following nucleotide sequence is from Podospora bellae-mahoneyi strain CBS 112042 chromosome 1 map unlocalized CBS112042p_1, whole genome shotgun sequence.
AAAATCTCGGTTTGtgacaccacacacacccgTGAAGCAGGATTTCGACATTGAGAATAGGCCACGGAATCCACAGCAAAGACGTCACGGGCTGCACTCTTCGACCTCACGGcggccaccaccggcccTTTGACAGCCATCAAGACAAAGCAGTCTCATTGCCTTTCCCCTTGCGCCTTTTGCATTTTTACACGCTCCAGAAACAACACCAGAGTTATCACCGCTTTCGGAGACAGTATTCGCCATGGAGAGCATTCAACTGGCACAGATGCTAGCTGACCTTAGCGACCTAAATGCAGCTGTACGTATATATACGCCATGCCCACGGACGCGCTCTGTCAAAAGACATGAGAACCTTGCTAAAATTTTGCCACAGCAGGAAGCTTCGGCCGCTGTGGCTTTGGTCAACGCCAACAAGAACCTCAACCAGCCTACCACCACTGCCCCTTCCGACGCCAGCCAACCCTCTGATTTGGTACGGCCACCGATCCGCCCGGGTCAGCGCAATCACCAGCGCACCGGTTCCGCCGGCTCTCtgggttcttcttctttcctttcccGTACCGCCTCGCCGGCCAAGTTTGATAAATACGGTCGTCGCATTCTTACACCACCCAACACACGAGCCAACTCCTCGTATGGATCAATACCGGGAACCCCTCGTGGAGAGGTGAGCAGTATTCCTTGCCGTCGCTCAAGGCTTGGTGTTTGTCTCCATCACACTTCGGTCCCGATGCTAAAAAAGTTGTACTTTTGAACCACAGCAGATAAGCGACGACGATGTCGACCGAGCCGGCTCACTCATGGCCTTGTACGAGATCCGCGCGAAGTTGAAGGACCAAGATAATCGAAGCTTGCTCAAGCTTAGGGAGAAGATCACGTCGTTGCAGCATGCGAGACAACAACAGGAGAGACTTGAGAAGGGGCCTACTTCGCTAACAGGGTTCGCTGGCGAAACCGCCAACAAGTCAAGATACAGTTATCCCAAACACTCATGAGATCTGGCTGGCGTTTACCACCGATAAAACAACTCAACGGGCAGCTGCTCTCATTGAGGATAGCACGACGGAACTTTCACTTACTCAACGATAGCAGCATCGATTATCGTATACGGCGTTATCATGGAGTTCGGGCCAGACAGGCTCATACAGACAGCCTTCTGGGATAGGGATCATGTTGTGGTTAATGGATTGGGTTGATATTGGAACTTGCATTTTCTTCTTGTGAGGAGAGACAAAACTGGTGCCGAGACTGATGGAAGGAACAACAGCACTGTCCTTACAGCTAGGTTGTCTGATATACCTTGCTGTTGAAAGATTACATGTACATACGTACCCTCGTCGCGATTGTGACAGTCTTGCCTTATTCACTgcttgtggttgttggtagACTGTAAGACTATTCTTTCTAAATCGATACAGCGGAGGAAATTTTTGACTTCTGAAGCTCATTCTCTCTAATCATGAGTAATATGTTCTCAATCTCAACAATGCGACACACGACAGTCTTCCAGTCCCAGTTAGAGAGGTGGTCGTTGGTGCTGCCCCGCATTCGTTAGCATTTACTGTAGCACCCCAACCCCTGTCCCCGGCCCCTCTTGGCACCGCTCCGCTGGCGTCAAGTGGATCCGGCTTGCACATCGCGTCCCcactttttgtttcttcccaGGTGCTTGCCTGACAAACAGAAATTGCTGGCGGTCCAACTTTCTCTTTGGGAGCGCGTCACGACAACATCCAATCTTTTGGAGGACGAGACAACAACGACCTCTGACAACATCCTTCGTTCCATTGAGTCGGTCGCTTGCTTCCATCACGTAGTTATATTTCAGTTTCTTCATTGCCGCCAGCCCGGCCAATCCTACCATCTACCGCCTCTTGGTTATTACATCTCGAGAGATTCAATCAccaaacagcagcagccatggcgACAGGCGTCGATGCAAAGCTCCTCAAGAGCACAAAATTCCCACCGGAATTCAACCAAAAGGTCGACATGACCAAGGTCAACCTCCAGGTTATGAAAAagtttgttttttttttttcgcgcTGTCCGTATCTCTTGTCGAACCTCGGTCTAACAAGTTGAAATCAGATGGATCGCAGGTCGCATAACCGAAATCCTTGCCAACGAAGACGATGTTGTCATTGAACTCGTGTTCAACCTTATCGAATCCAGCCGCCACCCCGATATCAAAGCTCTACAGATTCAGCTCACTGGCTTTCTCGACAAGGACACGCCCGGGTTTTGCAAGGAGATGtgggggctgctgctgagtgCGCAGGATTCTCCCCA
It contains:
- a CDS encoding uncharacterized protein (EggNog:ENOG503PEVP) — encoded protein: MESIQLAQMLADLSDLNAAQEASAAVALVNANKNLNQPTTTAPSDASQPSDLVRPPIRPGQRNHQRTGSAGSLGSSSFLSRTASPAKFDKYGRRILTPPNTRANSSYGSIPGTPRGEQISDDDVDRAGSLMALYEIRAKLKDQDNRSLLKLREKITSLQHARQQQERLEKGPTSLTGFAGETANKSRYSYPKHS